In Achromobacter spanius, the following proteins share a genomic window:
- the hpaH gene encoding 2-oxo-hept-4-ene-1,7-dioate hydratase, with amino-acid sequence MLDTQTVRAIAARLHEAERTRTQIRQISLDHPDINIADAYAIQRAWMDIKLAAGRVKRGHKIGLTSRAMQQSSQIDEPDFGMLLDDMFFEDGGAIPAGRFILPRLEVELAFVLGKRLQGPNVTLFQVYDAVEYVIPALEIIDARSHGIDPDTQRPRKVFDTIADNAANAGVVMGGRPVKMGDIDLRWAGAILSRNAVIEETGVAAGVLNHPANGVVWLANKLAAHDVALEAGEIILSGSFTRPVAARPGDTFHVDYGVLGSVNCHFN; translated from the coding sequence ATGCTAGACACCCAAACCGTACGCGCCATTGCCGCGCGCCTGCACGAAGCCGAGCGCACGCGCACGCAAATCCGCCAGATATCGCTGGACCATCCCGACATCAACATCGCCGACGCCTACGCCATCCAGCGCGCCTGGATGGACATCAAGCTGGCGGCGGGCCGCGTCAAGCGCGGCCACAAGATCGGCCTGACCTCGCGCGCCATGCAACAGTCATCGCAGATCGACGAGCCTGATTTCGGCATGCTGCTGGACGACATGTTCTTTGAAGACGGCGGCGCCATTCCGGCCGGCCGCTTCATCCTGCCGCGCCTGGAAGTGGAGCTGGCCTTCGTGCTGGGCAAGCGCTTGCAAGGCCCGAACGTGACGCTGTTCCAGGTGTATGACGCCGTTGAATACGTGATCCCCGCGCTGGAGATCATCGATGCGCGCTCGCACGGCATCGACCCCGACACCCAGCGGCCGCGCAAGGTGTTCGACACCATTGCCGACAACGCCGCCAACGCCGGCGTGGTGATGGGCGGACGGCCGGTGAAGATGGGCGACATCGACCTGCGCTGGGCCGGCGCGATCCTGTCGCGCAATGCCGTCATCGAAGAAACCGGCGTGGCCGCGGGCGTCTTGAATCACCCGGCCAATGGCGTAGTATGGCTGGCTAACAAGCTGGCCGCCCACGACGTGGCGCTTGAGGCGGGCGAGATCATTCTGTCGGGCTCGTTCACCCGCCCCGTGGCCGCCCGGCCGGGCGACACCTTCCACGTCGATTACGGCGTGCTGGGTTCCGTCAACTGTCATTTCAACTAA
- the hpaI gene encoding 4-hydroxy-2-oxoheptanedioate aldolase → MDILTNTFKEALRNREPQIGLWAGLASAYTSEIIAGAGFDWLLIDGEHAPNTLQTTLSQLQSVAAYPVAPVVRPAWNDPVQIKQILDTGAQTLLVPMIQSAEEAAAAVAAVRYPPAGIRGVGSALARSSRWNRIPNYLERANDQMCVLVQIETPAGIDALDDILAVDGVDGAFIGPADLSAGMGYLAQPDHPEVLATIDQAIARIVRSGKAAGILHSGVAQAKHYLSLGATFVAVGVDAVLLARAAERLAGEFKDVKSVTAGKGPY, encoded by the coding sequence ATGGACATCCTGACCAATACCTTCAAAGAAGCCCTGCGCAACCGCGAGCCCCAGATCGGCCTGTGGGCCGGACTGGCCAGCGCTTATACCTCTGAAATCATTGCGGGCGCCGGCTTCGACTGGCTGCTGATCGACGGCGAACATGCGCCGAACACCTTGCAGACCACGCTGTCGCAACTGCAATCGGTGGCGGCGTACCCGGTGGCGCCCGTGGTGCGGCCAGCCTGGAATGACCCGGTGCAGATCAAGCAGATTCTTGACACGGGCGCGCAGACCTTGCTGGTGCCCATGATCCAGTCGGCCGAGGAAGCCGCCGCCGCCGTGGCCGCGGTGCGCTATCCGCCCGCCGGCATCCGGGGCGTGGGCAGCGCGTTGGCGCGGTCGTCACGCTGGAACCGAATCCCCAACTACCTGGAACGCGCCAACGACCAGATGTGCGTGCTGGTGCAGATTGAAACCCCGGCCGGCATCGACGCGCTGGACGACATCCTGGCCGTGGACGGCGTGGATGGCGCCTTCATCGGCCCGGCCGATTTGTCAGCGGGCATGGGCTATCTGGCGCAACCGGACCACCCCGAAGTGCTGGCCACCATCGACCAGGCCATCGCGCGCATCGTGCGCTCCGGCAAGGCCGCCGGCATCTTGCACAGCGGCGTGGCGCAGGCCAAGCATTACCTGTCGCTGGGCGCAACGTTCGTGGCGGTCGGCGTGGACGCCGTGCTGCTGGCGCGCGCGGCGGAAAGGCTGGCGGGGGAATTCAAGGACGTGAAGAGCGTGACGGCCGGCAAGGGACCTTACTAA
- a CDS encoding SDR family oxidoreductase, protein MKDKCVLITGATKGIGWALTQRLSDMGCHVVGIARNTNDVDFPGYLYPCDLADAGRTEEVLREIRDKFPVDAVVNNVGIASPQPLGEIDLATLYNVLDLNVRVAVQVTQAFIESMKVRRAGRIVNVVSRAIYGGLDRTAYSAAKNALVGCTRTWALELAEYGVTANAVAPGPIETEMFRATRPAGSEAEKRALASVPMKRLGTPAEVAAAIAFLLSDDAGFITGQVLGVDGGGSLAGRS, encoded by the coding sequence ATGAAGGACAAATGCGTGCTCATAACGGGCGCCACCAAGGGCATAGGCTGGGCGCTCACGCAGCGGCTGTCCGACATGGGCTGTCATGTGGTTGGCATTGCGCGCAATACCAACGATGTGGATTTTCCCGGCTACCTCTACCCCTGTGACCTGGCGGATGCCGGCCGCACCGAAGAGGTCTTGCGAGAAATCCGCGACAAGTTTCCCGTGGACGCGGTCGTCAACAACGTGGGCATCGCGTCGCCCCAGCCGCTGGGCGAAATCGACCTGGCCACGCTGTACAACGTGCTGGACCTGAACGTGCGCGTGGCGGTGCAGGTAACGCAGGCCTTTATCGAATCGATGAAGGTGCGCCGCGCCGGCCGCATCGTGAACGTGGTCAGCCGCGCCATCTACGGCGGCCTTGACCGCACGGCCTATTCGGCCGCCAAGAATGCGCTGGTGGGCTGCACCCGCACCTGGGCGCTTGAGCTGGCGGAATACGGCGTCACCGCCAACGCGGTGGCACCCGGCCCGATCGAAACGGAAATGTTCCGCGCCACCCGCCCCGCGGGTAGCGAAGCTGAAAAGCGCGCGCTGGCCTCGGTGCCCATGAAGCGCTTGGGCACGCCGGCCGAAGTGGCGGCTGCCATTGCCTTCCTGTTGTCGGACGATGCCGGGTTCATCACCGGGCAGGTGCTGGGCGTGGACGGCGGCGGCAGCCTGGCCGGGCGCTCCTGA
- the alr gene encoding alanine racemase, with the protein MPRPISATVSVSALAHNLATVHRHLEQTAQAASGLPPSIWAVIKANAYGHGIEQAVTGFSKAQGLAMLDLDEAVRCREAGWGGPILLLEGFFKPADLDLIDRYHLSTTVHNREQLDMLARARFTRRVDVMLKLNSGMNRLGFSPASYPAAHERAMLLQQQGTLGSVGKMTHFACADGPQGVTEQLALFNSVTHKMPGAISVCNSAATLRFADIAVGSPTQTHWVRPGICLYGASPFADAEAASFGLRPAMTLSSEIIAVQELKAGDSVGYGAIFRAERAMRVGIVACGYADGYPRHATTGTPVVVAGIRTQLVGRVSMDMLIVDLDPIPAAGVGAPVVLWGEDGPSVDEVAQAAGTIGYELLCALAPRVPVSRDA; encoded by the coding sequence ATGCCGCGCCCCATATCCGCCACTGTCTCCGTTTCCGCGCTTGCGCACAATCTTGCCACCGTGCACCGTCACCTTGAACAGACCGCGCAGGCCGCGTCGGGGCTGCCGCCGTCGATCTGGGCGGTCATCAAGGCCAACGCCTACGGCCACGGCATCGAGCAGGCCGTGACGGGGTTTTCCAAGGCGCAGGGCTTGGCCATGCTCGACCTGGACGAAGCCGTGCGCTGCCGCGAGGCGGGCTGGGGCGGCCCGATCCTGCTGCTGGAAGGGTTTTTCAAACCCGCCGACCTGGATCTGATCGACCGCTACCACCTGAGCACCACGGTGCATAACCGGGAACAACTCGACATGCTGGCGCGCGCCCGCTTCACCCGGCGCGTGGACGTCATGCTCAAGCTCAACAGCGGCATGAACCGGCTGGGCTTCAGCCCCGCGTCCTACCCCGCCGCGCATGAACGCGCCATGTTGTTGCAGCAGCAGGGCACGCTGGGGTCGGTAGGCAAGATGACGCACTTCGCCTGCGCGGACGGCCCCCAGGGCGTGACCGAGCAATTGGCGCTGTTTAATTCGGTGACGCATAAGATGCCTGGCGCCATCAGCGTCTGCAACTCCGCGGCCACGCTGCGTTTTGCCGACATCGCGGTGGGCTCGCCCACGCAGACGCATTGGGTGCGCCCGGGCATCTGCCTGTATGGCGCCTCGCCCTTCGCCGACGCCGAGGCCGCGTCCTTCGGCCTGCGCCCCGCCATGACGCTCAGTTCCGAGATCATCGCCGTGCAAGAACTCAAGGCGGGCGATTCGGTGGGCTATGGCGCCATCTTCCGTGCCGAACGCGCCATGCGCGTGGGCATCGTGGCCTGCGGTTACGCCGACGGCTACCCGCGCCACGCCACCACCGGCACGCCTGTCGTCGTGGCCGGCATTCGCACCCAACTGGTTGGCCGCGTGTCGATGGACATGCTGATCGTCGACCTGGACCCGATTCCCGCCGCCGGTGTCGGCGCGCCCGTCGTGCTGTGGGGCGAAGACGGCCCCTCGGTGGATGAAGTGGCCCAGGCCGCCGGCACCATCGGCTACGAATTGCTGTGCGCCCTGGCGCCGCGCGTGCCTGTCAGCCGCGACGCCTGA
- the hpnC gene encoding squalene synthase HpnC, with product MSIDHYENFPVASLLLPRRLRGAVTDIYRFARAADDIADEGSATDEERLAQLAAYRTELHRIGAEPGNTPPPGLPPLADIFTPLARTIARHQLPITPFYDLLSAFEQDITVKRYEDYATLADYCTRSANPVGRLMLHLFDASSPRDVAESDAICTGLQLVNFWQDVRVDWHKQRVYLPQEDLRRHGVTEDDLAACRLTPQWRELMAFQVERTRALLHFGAPLARRLPGRIGLELRLVVQGGLRVLERIEASSYDVFMNRPELGAKDWAIMLWRSIK from the coding sequence ATGTCCATCGATCACTACGAGAACTTTCCCGTCGCCTCGCTGCTGCTGCCGCGCAGGCTGCGCGGCGCCGTGACCGATATCTACCGCTTCGCCCGCGCCGCGGACGATATCGCCGACGAAGGCAGCGCCACCGACGAAGAACGCCTGGCGCAATTGGCAGCCTATCGCACCGAGCTACACCGCATCGGCGCCGAACCGGGCAACACGCCCCCGCCGGGCCTGCCGCCGCTGGCCGACATCTTCACGCCGCTGGCGCGCACCATCGCCCGGCATCAACTGCCCATCACCCCGTTTTACGACCTGTTGTCCGCTTTCGAGCAGGACATCACCGTCAAGCGCTACGAAGACTACGCCACGCTTGCCGACTACTGCACCCGTTCGGCCAACCCGGTCGGCCGGCTGATGCTGCACCTGTTCGACGCATCCAGCCCGCGAGACGTGGCCGAAAGCGATGCCATCTGCACCGGTTTGCAACTGGTGAATTTCTGGCAGGATGTGCGGGTCGACTGGCACAAGCAGCGCGTCTACCTGCCCCAGGAAGACCTGCGCCGCCACGGCGTCACCGAAGACGACCTTGCCGCCTGCCGCCTGACGCCGCAGTGGCGCGAACTGATGGCGTTCCAGGTTGAACGCACGCGGGCACTGCTACACTTCGGCGCTCCGCTGGCACGCCGCCTGCCCGGCCGCATCGGCCTGGAGCTGCGCCTGGTGGTGCAAGGCGGGCTGCGCGTGCTGGAGCGTATCGAGGCGAGCAGCTACGATGTATTCATGAACCGCCCCGAATTGGGCGCCAAAGACTGGGCCATCATGCTGTGGCGCTCTATCAAGTAA
- the hpnD gene encoding presqualene diphosphate synthase HpnD, translated as MTPDEYCQEKAAKSGSSFYYSFLFLPPERRRAITALYAYCREVDDVVDECTDPSLARIKLAWWRTQVDQMFDGKPDHPVTRALQPHLESCSITRERLLAVVDGMEMDLDQTRYLDWPSLRKYCWHAAGVVGELSAGVFGYSDPKTLVYAEKLGLAFQMTNIIRDVGDDARRGRIYIPVNDMQQFEVKASDILNGEYSDRFSALMKFQADRARELYREAMSNLPEADRRSQRPGLMMAAIYYALLDEIERDNWQVLHQRISLTPLRKLWLAWKTWVGGGRGLVRRLAR; from the coding sequence ATGACCCCTGACGAATATTGCCAGGAGAAAGCCGCCAAAAGCGGTTCCAGCTTCTACTACTCATTCCTGTTCCTGCCGCCCGAACGCCGCCGCGCGATCACGGCGCTTTACGCCTATTGCCGCGAAGTGGACGACGTGGTCGATGAATGCACCGACCCGTCGCTGGCCCGCATCAAGCTGGCCTGGTGGCGCACGCAGGTCGACCAGATGTTCGACGGCAAGCCCGACCACCCCGTCACGCGCGCGCTGCAACCGCACCTGGAAAGCTGTTCGATCACCCGCGAGCGCCTGCTGGCCGTGGTGGACGGCATGGAAATGGACCTGGACCAGACGCGCTACCTGGACTGGCCCAGCCTGCGCAAGTACTGCTGGCACGCGGCCGGCGTGGTGGGCGAGCTGTCCGCCGGCGTGTTCGGCTACAGCGACCCCAAGACGCTGGTCTATGCCGAAAAGCTGGGCCTGGCGTTTCAGATGACCAACATCATCCGCGACGTTGGCGACGATGCGCGCCGTGGCCGTATCTATATTCCGGTCAACGACATGCAGCAGTTCGAGGTCAAGGCGTCGGACATTCTGAATGGCGAATACTCCGACCGTTTCAGCGCCTTGATGAAGTTCCAGGCCGACCGCGCCCGCGAACTCTATCGCGAGGCCATGAGCAATCTGCCCGAAGCGGACCGCCGTTCGCAACGCCCGGGCCTGATGATGGCCGCGATCTACTACGCGCTGCTTGATGAAATTGAACGCGACAACTGGCAGGTGCTGCACCAGCGCATCTCGCTGACGCCGCTGCGCAAGCTGTGGCTGGCCTGGAAAACCTGGGTGGGCGGCGGACGCGGACTGGTCCGCCGGTTGGCGCGGTGA
- the hpnE gene encoding hydroxysqualene dehydroxylase HpnE — protein sequence MKAAVIGAGWAGLAASIALREAGAKVTVFEAGHTPGGRARRVFHESFDAPLDNGQHLLAGAYRQTLALMRRVGRNPDALLMRRPLRLASLDGRFRLSAPRLPAPLHMAVAILRARGLTWADRYAALRLMRGLKAMSWSPPRDWTVLQLLHYHAQSDVLIRQLWEPLCLAALNTPCATASAALFARVLRDSLAGAREDSDLLLPCTDLSALWPDAAARQVTMRYGNTVRQLHPSADGIVVNQERFDAAVLAVPPTYAARLLDAPLREAGAIGLLEALKAFDYLPIATLNVRLADPWRLPEPMMMLREEAARGHVGQWVFDRAQLAGDTRAGELAVVASAATRIAERNRRQVIEALIDQVAEQAARNPARLPAMPEVTAAELLIEKRATFAAVPGLTRPLNTTPWPTLALAGDWTDTGYPGVLEGAVQSGLQAARVLNPRAD from the coding sequence GTGAAGGCGGCGGTTATTGGTGCGGGCTGGGCCGGCTTGGCGGCCAGCATCGCCCTGCGTGAAGCCGGCGCCAAGGTCACGGTGTTTGAAGCCGGCCACACGCCCGGCGGCCGCGCCCGCCGCGTATTCCATGAATCGTTCGACGCCCCGCTGGACAACGGCCAGCACCTGCTGGCGGGCGCCTACCGGCAAACGCTGGCGCTGATGCGCCGCGTGGGCCGCAACCCCGACGCCCTGCTGATGCGCCGGCCGCTGCGGCTGGCCAGCCTGGACGGCCGCTTCCGCTTGTCCGCCCCCCGGCTGCCCGCGCCCTTGCACATGGCGGTTGCCATCCTGCGCGCACGCGGCCTGACCTGGGCCGACCGCTATGCCGCGCTGCGCCTGATGCGCGGCCTGAAAGCCATGTCGTGGTCGCCCCCGCGCGACTGGACCGTGCTGCAACTGCTGCACTATCACGCGCAATCCGATGTGTTGATCCGCCAGCTCTGGGAGCCGTTGTGCCTGGCCGCGCTGAACACCCCTTGCGCCACCGCCAGCGCCGCGCTGTTTGCGCGCGTGCTGCGCGATAGCCTGGCTGGCGCCCGCGAAGACAGCGACCTGCTGCTGCCCTGCACCGACCTGTCGGCGCTCTGGCCCGACGCCGCGGCGCGCCAGGTCACCATGCGCTATGGCAACACGGTGCGCCAACTGCATCCCTCGGCTGACGGCATCGTCGTCAACCAGGAACGCTTTGATGCCGCCGTGCTGGCCGTGCCGCCCACCTATGCCGCCCGGCTGCTGGACGCGCCTTTGCGCGAGGCCGGCGCCATCGGCTTGCTGGAAGCGCTGAAGGCATTCGACTACCTGCCGATCGCGACCCTGAACGTGCGCCTGGCCGACCCCTGGCGCTTGCCGGAACCCATGATGATGCTGCGCGAGGAAGCCGCGCGCGGGCACGTCGGGCAGTGGGTGTTCGACCGCGCGCAATTGGCGGGCGACACCAGGGCCGGCGAACTTGCCGTGGTGGCCAGCGCCGCCACCCGCATCGCGGAACGCAACCGCCGGCAGGTCATCGAAGCGTTGATTGATCAAGTCGCAGAACAGGCGGCGCGCAACCCCGCGCGCCTGCCCGCCATGCCCGAAGTGACGGCCGCCGAACTCCTGATTGAAAAACGCGCCACCTTCGCCGCGGTGCCGGGCTTGACGCGCCCGCTGAACACCACGCCCTGGCCCACCTTGGCGTTGGCGGGCGACTGGACCGATACGGGCTACCCCGGTGTGTTGGAAGGCGCGGTGCAAAGCGGCCTGCAAGCGGCTCGTGTATTGAATCCCCGCGCGGATTGA
- the crcB gene encoding fluoride efflux transporter CrcB, translated as MSIYQTLIPLNFLAVGLGAMLGAWTRWLVSMWLNVESWPWGTFTVNLAGGYFVGVALALVAGHPEWPAWIRLGAITGFMGGLTTFSTFSAETVSMLERGAYGTALSYAGISLVGSLALTAAGIATVHLLR; from the coding sequence ATGTCCATTTACCAAACCTTGATTCCGCTGAACTTCCTGGCCGTCGGCCTGGGCGCCATGCTGGGCGCGTGGACGCGCTGGCTGGTCAGCATGTGGTTGAACGTGGAGTCCTGGCCCTGGGGCACGTTCACCGTGAATTTGGCGGGCGGCTATTTCGTGGGCGTGGCGCTGGCGCTGGTGGCGGGCCACCCGGAATGGCCGGCCTGGATTCGGCTGGGCGCCATCACCGGTTTCATGGGCGGCTTGACCACGTTCTCCACGTTCTCGGCCGAGACCGTGTCCATGCTGGAGCGCGGCGCCTATGGCACCGCGTTGAGCTATGCGGGCATCAGCCTGGTGGGGTCGCTGGCGTTGACGGCGGCGGGCATCGCCACCGTGCATTTATTGCGTTGA
- a CDS encoding PepSY-associated TM helix domain-containing protein, which yields MDSQPTPKRRAYWLKTLHQWHWISSALCLLGMLLFAITGLTLNNASHIESKAVVTSRQAHLPEAVLKQLTVPSGQKKAPLPPPVAQWLDDTFDAGAAGKAAEWSADEVYLSLPRAGGDAWLSIDLASGDVEYERTDRGWVSYLNDLHKGRNTGLAWSWFLDIFAVACLVFSLTGLVLLKMHAGNRGATWPMVGLGVVIPVVLALLFIH from the coding sequence ATGGACAGTCAACCCACTCCGAAGCGCCGGGCCTACTGGCTCAAGACCTTGCATCAATGGCACTGGATCAGCTCCGCGCTATGCCTGCTGGGCATGCTGCTGTTTGCCATTACCGGCCTTACGCTGAACAACGCTTCGCACATTGAATCGAAGGCGGTGGTGACCAGCCGCCAGGCGCATTTGCCCGAAGCCGTGCTCAAGCAGTTGACGGTGCCATCCGGGCAGAAGAAGGCGCCCTTGCCGCCCCCCGTGGCGCAATGGCTGGACGACACGTTCGATGCCGGCGCGGCGGGCAAAGCCGCCGAATGGTCGGCCGACGAGGTCTATCTGTCTTTGCCCCGCGCGGGCGGCGACGCCTGGTTGTCCATCGACCTGGCCAGCGGCGACGTCGAATACGAACGCACCGATCGCGGCTGGGTTTCCTACCTGAACGATTTGCACAAGGGCCGCAATACCGGCCTTGCCTGGAGTTGGTTCCTGGACATCTTCGCCGTTGCCTGTCTGGTCTTTTCGCTGACCGGGCTGGTGCTGTTGAAGATGCATGCCGGCAACCGTGGCGCGACCTGGCCCATGGTGGGGTTGGGCGTCGTGATCCCCGTCGTCCTGGCGCTGCTCTTCATCCACTGA
- a CDS encoding DUF2271 domain-containing protein, with product MRKLLLSALLAGAIARTANAADIGLSIEVPRLDVAEYHRPYVAIWIENADQSVAADLAVWYDVAKKNNEGTEWLKDMRQWWRRSGRNQQFPVDGVSGATKPVGKHALNFDASSKPLASLKPGQYAVVVEAAREVGGRELLRIPFQWPPQKAEQLSAQGEHELGAIALNLKP from the coding sequence ATGCGCAAACTGTTGTTGTCGGCCCTGCTGGCCGGCGCCATCGCCCGAACGGCCAATGCGGCCGACATCGGCCTGTCCATCGAGGTGCCGCGCCTGGATGTGGCCGAATACCACCGCCCCTACGTGGCGATCTGGATCGAAAACGCCGACCAGAGCGTGGCCGCCGACCTGGCCGTCTGGTACGACGTGGCCAAGAAGAACAACGAAGGCACCGAGTGGCTCAAGGACATGCGCCAGTGGTGGCGTCGCAGCGGCCGCAACCAGCAGTTTCCGGTGGATGGCGTCAGCGGCGCGACCAAGCCCGTGGGCAAGCATGCGCTGAACTTCGACGCATCCTCCAAGCCGCTGGCCTCGCTCAAGCCCGGCCAATACGCCGTGGTGGTGGAAGCGGCGCGCGAAGTTGGCGGCCGCGAATTGCTGCGCATTCCTTTCCAGTGGCCGCCGCAAAAGGCGGAGCAACTGAGCGCGCAAGGCGAACACGAACTGGGCGCCATCGCGCTCAACCTCAAACCCTGA
- a CDS encoding DUF4198 domain-containing protein — protein sequence MKSAAKLAAALALCLPFAAHAHDVWMVPSSTVLSGTDSWITVDAAVGNDKFYFNHAPLRLDGLAVIAPDGSAADAENINRGKLRSTFDLQLKQSGTYRVAVVNDGVFARWKEDGKNKRYFGKVEGMAQAVPANAQELEVSQSLGRVETFVTAGKPSTVKPVGRGLELAPVTHPNDLFTDEAATFQMLLDGQPAANLEVNVVPGGSRYRDKVGEIKLSTDKDGKFSVKWPQPGLYWIEAGMEDAKVSVPQAKKRRLSYAGTVEVLQP from the coding sequence ATGAAATCCGCCGCCAAACTGGCCGCCGCCCTGGCGCTGTGCCTGCCTTTCGCCGCCCACGCGCATGATGTGTGGATGGTGCCGTCATCGACCGTGCTGTCGGGCACCGATAGCTGGATCACCGTTGACGCCGCCGTCGGCAACGACAAGTTCTATTTCAACCACGCGCCACTGCGCCTGGACGGCCTGGCCGTCATCGCGCCGGACGGCAGCGCCGCCGACGCCGAGAACATCAATCGCGGCAAGCTGCGCAGCACCTTCGACCTGCAACTGAAGCAAAGCGGCACCTACCGCGTTGCGGTCGTCAACGACGGCGTGTTCGCGCGCTGGAAGGAAGACGGCAAGAACAAGCGCTACTTCGGCAAGGTAGAAGGCATGGCGCAAGCCGTGCCCGCCAACGCGCAAGAGCTTGAGGTATCGCAAAGCCTGGGCCGCGTGGAAACCTTCGTCACGGCGGGCAAGCCCAGCACCGTCAAGCCGGTGGGTCGCGGCCTGGAACTGGCGCCTGTCACCCACCCGAACGACTTGTTCACGGACGAAGCGGCCACCTTCCAGATGCTCTTGGACGGCCAGCCCGCCGCCAACCTGGAAGTGAACGTCGTGCCCGGCGGCAGCCGCTATCGCGACAAGGTCGGTGAAATCAAGCTCAGCACCGACAAGGACGGCAAGTTCTCGGTCAAGTGGCCGCAGCCCGGCTTGTACTGGATTGAAGCCGGCATGGAAGACGCCAAGGTCAGCGTGCCGCAGGCGAAGAAGCGCCGCCTGTCCTACGCCGGCACCGTCGAAGTGCTGCAACCCTGA
- a CDS encoding FAD:protein FMN transferase: MPTPLPALAALAGATMGTTWSARMALPAGCREDAARRAIQAALDEVVAQMSTWESVSDITRFNQAASGWLALPDGFFHVLRHAMLLAEDSGGAYDPTVGPLVNAWGFGPHQRAFEPPSPAAIDTARARCGWQRVRLDTARQAAYQPGGAYLDLSSIAKGYGVDRAALALDALGITQYLVEVGGELRARGKRPDGQPWRVAIEVPDASDDHALALPLQDHSIATSGDYRRHAGNGDARYAHTIDPRTGRPVRNNVASVSVLHPECMQADALATVLTVLGETDGLAYARRHNLAALFILRDAHDYRVVATPAFEALVQTLPPRPPQALAQAR, from the coding sequence ATGCCCACGCCGCTGCCCGCCCTGGCGGCATTGGCGGGCGCGACCATGGGCACCACCTGGTCAGCGCGCATGGCCTTGCCCGCCGGGTGCCGCGAGGACGCAGCGCGGCGCGCCATCCAGGCCGCGTTGGACGAGGTGGTGGCGCAGATGAGCACCTGGGAATCGGTGTCCGACATCACGCGCTTCAACCAGGCCGCGTCCGGCTGGCTGGCACTGCCGGATGGATTCTTCCATGTGCTGCGCCATGCCATGCTGTTGGCCGAGGACAGCGGCGGCGCCTACGACCCCACGGTGGGTCCGCTGGTGAATGCCTGGGGCTTTGGTCCGCACCAGCGCGCCTTCGAACCGCCCTCGCCCGCCGCCATCGACACCGCCCGCGCGCGCTGCGGCTGGCAGCGCGTGCGGCTGGATACCGCGCGGCAGGCGGCGTATCAGCCGGGCGGCGCGTATCTGGACCTGTCGTCCATTGCCAAGGGCTATGGCGTCGACCGCGCCGCGCTGGCGTTGGACGCGCTGGGCATTACGCAGTACCTGGTGGAAGTGGGCGGAGAATTGCGCGCACGCGGCAAGCGGCCCGACGGCCAGCCCTGGCGCGTGGCGATTGAAGTGCCCGATGCCAGCGACGACCACGCGCTGGCCTTGCCGCTGCAAGACCACAGCATCGCCACGTCGGGTGACTATCGGCGCCACGCCGGCAACGGCGACGCGCGCTATGCCCACACCATCGACCCGCGCACCGGGCGGCCGGTACGCAATAACGTGGCGTCGGTATCGGTGCTGCACCCCGAATGCATGCAGGCCGACGCGCTGGCCACCGTGTTGACGGTGCTGGGCGAAACGGACGGCCTGGCCTATGCCCGCCGCCACAACCTGGCGGCCTTGTTCATCCTGCGCGACGCCCACGACTACCGCGTCGTTGCGACTCCGGCATTCGAGGCGTTGGTCCAGACCCTGCCCCCGCGCCCGCCCCAAGCTCTGGCCCAAGCGCGCTGA